Proteins found in one Nostoc sp. NIES-3756 genomic segment:
- a CDS encoding Crp/Fnr family transcriptional regulator: protein MTSIIFTDTTASILSESSLNGHLSPRLFTRKEVIPPNEDLLWRIERGVVRTLTWGEDGTFITLGYWGAGDLIGYPLSKINPYQIECLTGVEAIAIPQHLWHHYTNDLLAHIQYSEELLSIVHRKPVALRLYQFLVWLSEKFGRDLEQGKLIELYITHQEIAEVLNTTRVTVTRLLQQFEAEGVLLRHKRRIILCLSNKKIINMSLKNR, encoded by the coding sequence ATGACTTCTATAATTTTCACAGACACTACTGCTAGCATCTTGTCTGAATCTAGCCTCAACGGGCATTTGTCACCAAGACTATTTACGCGCAAAGAAGTTATTCCACCTAATGAGGATCTACTTTGGCGAATTGAACGTGGGGTAGTTCGTACTCTCACTTGGGGCGAAGACGGCACATTTATTACTTTGGGTTATTGGGGCGCTGGTGATTTAATTGGTTATCCTTTATCTAAAATTAACCCATATCAAATTGAATGTTTAACTGGTGTAGAAGCTATAGCTATACCGCAACATCTATGGCATCACTACACTAATGATTTGCTAGCTCATATTCAATATTCTGAAGAGCTTTTAAGCATAGTTCATCGCAAACCTGTTGCTTTACGGTTATATCAATTCTTAGTTTGGCTGAGTGAAAAATTTGGGCGAGACTTAGAACAAGGTAAGCTCATTGAACTGTATATTACCCATCAAGAAATTGCTGAGGTATTGAATACAACGAGAGTAACTGTAACACGCTTACTACAACAATTTGAAGCAGAAGGTGTGCTACTACGTCATAAGCGTCGCATTATTCTATGTTTATCAAATAAAAAAATTATAAATATGAGTTTAAAAAACAGGTAA
- a CDS encoding iron uptake porin produces MTKLFWNALKFSPVVFAATLFATNNALAAEANEKVTSVSQLAQASQSQDIGQVTSVSQFSDVQPTDWAFQALQSLVERYGCIAGYPNGTYRGNRALTRYEFAAGLNACLDRVNELIATATADLVRKEDLATLQRLQEEFSAELATLRGRVDALEARTSELEANQFSTTTKLSGEAIFSVSQAFGDTRALPSGSTTPRSDLDSNLTFANRVRLTLNSSFTGTDQLQTRLNSGNIISNSGTTGTNMARLGYDGGTDNAVSIDKLNYTFNFSETIRVKIDATGAELNENTNVFNPDFRSSGSGALTRYGRFSPIYRQAFDGAGITVNFNPSGPLTFTAAYLASGRNSSANPGFIADGREGGLFEGDNTIFGQIAFKPSAAFNVGFAYARTYQHGALFGDTGSAFANRPFGNVATEANHYGIQASFQPSSTLTLGGWVGYTTADSLRDNRDAEAWYWAATLGIRDFGREGNTLGVIFGQPPKITGGNGIASENGTSYHLEGLYKLKLSDNILVTPGLLVIFNPEHNDANDTIYVGTLRTTFTF; encoded by the coding sequence ATGACAAAACTATTCTGGAATGCTTTAAAGTTTAGCCCAGTAGTTTTTGCTGCTACCCTTTTTGCTACCAATAACGCTTTAGCAGCTGAAGCTAATGAAAAAGTTACCAGTGTCTCCCAATTAGCCCAAGCTTCCCAATCTCAAGATATTGGTCAGGTAACATCTGTATCTCAATTCTCCGATGTTCAACCTACCGATTGGGCATTCCAAGCATTGCAATCTTTGGTTGAGCGTTACGGCTGTATTGCAGGTTATCCCAACGGGACATACCGTGGTAATCGTGCTTTAACCCGTTATGAGTTTGCTGCTGGTTTGAACGCTTGTTTGGACAGAGTTAACGAACTGATTGCCACAGCAACAGCTGATTTAGTGAGAAAAGAAGATTTAGCTACTCTACAGCGCCTACAAGAAGAATTTTCTGCTGAATTAGCTACTTTACGCGGTCGCGTTGATGCGCTAGAAGCTCGTACTTCTGAGTTGGAAGCAAATCAATTTTCTACCACCACTAAGCTATCTGGAGAAGCAATTTTCAGCGTATCTCAAGCTTTTGGTGATACAAGAGCGCTACCTTCTGGTTCTACAACTCCCCGATCCGATTTAGACTCTAACCTAACATTTGCTAACCGGGTACGCTTAACCTTAAATAGCAGTTTCACTGGCACAGACCAGTTACAAACCCGGTTAAATTCTGGAAATATAATTTCTAATTCTGGAACCACTGGAACTAATATGGCCCGCTTGGGTTACGATGGTGGTACGGATAACGCAGTTAGCATCGACAAACTTAACTATACATTCAACTTCAGTGAAACAATCCGGGTCAAAATTGACGCTACTGGTGCTGAGTTGAATGAAAACACAAACGTTTTCAACCCTGACTTTAGAAGTAGTGGTTCCGGCGCTCTCACCCGCTATGGACGTTTCAGCCCCATCTATCGTCAAGCCTTTGATGGTGCTGGTATTACAGTTAATTTCAATCCTAGCGGGCCGTTGACATTCACCGCCGCTTACCTAGCATCTGGACGGAATAGTTCTGCTAACCCTGGATTTATAGCAGATGGAAGAGAAGGTGGATTATTTGAGGGTGATAACACCATTTTTGGTCAAATCGCTTTCAAGCCTAGTGCAGCCTTTAACGTTGGTTTTGCTTACGCTCGTACTTATCAACACGGCGCTCTCTTCGGTGATACAGGCAGTGCCTTTGCCAACAGACCATTTGGTAATGTAGCAACTGAAGCAAACCACTACGGTATTCAAGCCTCATTCCAACCCAGTTCTACACTGACTCTTGGTGGTTGGGTAGGTTATACCACTGCTGATTCTTTACGTGATAATAGAGATGCAGAAGCTTGGTACTGGGCTGCTACTCTTGGTATCAGAGACTTTGGTAGAGAAGGAAATACATTAGGTGTGATCTTTGGTCAACCACCTAAAATCACAGGCGGTAATGGCATTGCCTCAGAAAACGGTACTTCTTACCATCTGGAAGGTCTTTACAAGCTGAAACTATCTGACAATATTCTTGTCACTCCTGGTTTGTTGGTCATTTTCAACCCAGAGCATAATGACGCAAATGACACCATTTATGTAGGTACTCTACGTACTACCTTCACTTTCTAA
- a CDS encoding CO2 hydration protein has product MVNLKNKPKNQPLGEYIERLLQGQALLVDSPQNVLEVVGILKSYGIVLDAYSKNLIYIAENQFLLFFPFFKYFNGEFSWGKLFRHWWHDRINFEYAEYCMKAMMWHGGGGLDAYLDTIEFQERAEAVIQAKFAKSPLIKGVNQLFPDFLIEQLRVSAYYSGLGQFWRVMADIFLDLSDRYDRGEIKTIPQVVDHIKAGLVADATRPITYSVKIEGKVYEIIPKSLGLTFLADTAVPYVEAVFFRGTPFLGTVSYNAQAYQVPPDQARFQYGALYADPLPIGGAGIPPTLLMQDMRHYLPDYLHKIYRNSLRGEDDLRVQICITFQKSMFCVTTAAILGLMPFPVDTQDPSEQAANEVYLEKWMDRFITSRLLDVNS; this is encoded by the coding sequence ATGGTCAATCTTAAAAATAAACCAAAAAATCAACCTTTAGGTGAATATATTGAACGCTTACTACAAGGACAAGCATTACTTGTAGATAGCCCACAAAATGTTTTAGAAGTAGTGGGTATTCTCAAAAGTTACGGCATAGTTTTGGATGCTTACTCTAAGAATCTAATATATATTGCTGAAAACCAATTTTTATTATTTTTCCCATTTTTTAAATATTTTAACGGTGAATTTTCTTGGGGAAAATTATTCCGGCATTGGTGGCATGACAGAATCAATTTTGAATATGCCGAATACTGCATGAAAGCCATGATGTGGCATGGTGGCGGTGGCTTAGACGCATATTTGGATACTATTGAATTTCAAGAAAGAGCAGAAGCAGTTATTCAAGCAAAATTTGCGAAAAGTCCCTTAATTAAGGGCGTGAATCAGCTATTCCCAGATTTTCTAATTGAACAGTTGCGAGTATCTGCTTACTATAGTGGTTTGGGTCAGTTTTGGCGAGTTATGGCTGATATTTTCTTGGATTTATCAGACCGTTATGACCGGGGTGAAATCAAAACAATTCCCCAAGTTGTAGACCACATTAAAGCAGGTTTAGTTGCAGATGCCACTAGACCAATTACCTATTCTGTGAAAATAGAAGGAAAAGTCTATGAAATTATTCCTAAAAGCTTAGGTTTAACTTTCCTAGCAGATACAGCAGTACCCTATGTAGAGGCGGTATTCTTCAGAGGAACTCCCTTCTTAGGAACAGTTTCTTATAATGCTCAAGCTTATCAAGTTCCTCCTGATCAAGCTCGATTCCAATATGGCGCTTTGTATGCAGATCCCTTACCTATCGGTGGTGCAGGCATCCCTCCTACTTTGCTGATGCAGGATATGCGTCATTATTTGCCAGATTATTTACATAAAATTTACCGCAACAGCCTTAGAGGTGAAGATGATTTGCGAGTGCAAATCTGTATAACTTTTCAAAAGTCCATGTTTTGCGTCACCACAGCCGCTATTTTAGGACTGATGCCTTTTCCTGTAGATACTCAAGACCCATCTGAACAAGCTGCTAATGAAGTTTATCTAGAAAAGTGGATGGATAGATTTATAACATCACGCTTGCTTGATGTTAACAGTTGA
- a CDS encoding NADH-quinone oxidoreductase subunit M, translating to MLSALIFAPLLGALLIGLLPSGSNGKNSRNVALIFAGLIFLWSVIIASQFQPGQVTQQFSEFIPWIDSLGLGYNLGVDGLSLPLLVLNGLLTGIAIYSSDESLQRPKFYYSLILVLSAGVAGAFLAQDLLLFFLFYELELIPLYLLIAIWGGAKRGYAATKFLIYTAVSGILILASFLGLVWLSGSGNFALSSINVNSLPLATQLLLLAGLLVGFGIKMPLVPFHTWLPDAHVEASTPISVLLAGVLLKLGTYGLLRFGMDLLPQAWAYVAPWLAVWAVVSVLYGSSCAIAQTDMKKMVAYSSIGHMGYVLLGAAAATPLSSLGAVMQMISHGLISALLFLLVGIVYQKAGSRDLNVIRGLLNPERGMPVIGSLMIIGVMASAGTPGMVGFISEFIIFRGAFAVFPVQTLLSMIGTGLTAVYFLILVNKAFFGRLSAQVMNLPRIYWSDRAPAFILAALIVIFGIQPSWLARWTEPTITAMLSVDNTVATVSLDKGKS from the coding sequence ATGCTAAGTGCCTTAATTTTTGCCCCATTACTGGGTGCGCTTTTAATTGGTCTACTTCCCTCTGGTAGTAATGGGAAAAATTCCCGTAATGTGGCATTGATTTTTGCGGGGTTAATTTTTTTGTGGTCGGTGATCATAGCCAGCCAATTTCAACCGGGACAAGTTACACAACAGTTTAGTGAGTTCATACCTTGGATAGATTCCTTGGGATTGGGTTATAATCTAGGTGTGGATGGTTTATCTTTGCCGTTGCTGGTATTGAATGGATTATTAACAGGCATAGCCATTTACAGCAGCGATGAATCTTTGCAACGTCCTAAGTTTTACTACTCCCTGATATTGGTGTTGAGTGCCGGGGTAGCAGGAGCGTTTCTTGCACAAGATTTACTACTATTTTTCTTGTTTTACGAGCTAGAACTAATTCCCCTGTACCTGTTAATTGCTATCTGGGGTGGAGCAAAACGAGGTTACGCAGCTACTAAGTTTTTGATTTACACAGCTGTTTCGGGAATTTTGATTCTCGCCAGTTTCCTTGGCTTGGTATGGTTGAGTGGGTCTGGTAATTTTGCTTTATCCAGCATTAATGTTAATTCCTTACCCTTAGCTACGCAATTGCTACTCCTAGCAGGACTTTTAGTAGGTTTTGGCATCAAAATGCCTTTGGTTCCCTTTCATACATGGTTGCCAGATGCCCACGTTGAAGCTTCTACACCGATTTCCGTGTTGCTTGCTGGTGTACTGTTGAAATTGGGAACTTACGGCTTACTGCGGTTTGGGATGGACTTGTTACCCCAAGCTTGGGCATATGTAGCACCTTGGTTAGCTGTGTGGGCAGTGGTGAGTGTGTTATATGGTTCATCATGTGCGATCGCCCAAACAGACATGAAAAAAATGGTAGCCTACAGTTCTATCGGACACATGGGCTATGTACTGTTAGGCGCAGCAGCAGCTACACCTTTAAGTAGCTTAGGTGCTGTAATGCAGATGATTAGCCACGGTTTAATTTCTGCACTGCTATTTTTGCTGGTTGGTATTGTTTATCAAAAAGCAGGTAGCCGTGATTTAAACGTAATTCGGGGATTATTAAACCCAGAACGGGGTATGCCTGTGATTGGTAGCTTGATGATTATTGGTGTCATGGCTAGTGCAGGTACACCAGGAATGGTAGGGTTTATTTCCGAATTTATTATTTTCCGGGGCGCTTTTGCGGTTTTCCCTGTACAAACGCTGCTTTCGATGATTGGTACAGGTTTAACTGCGGTTTACTTCTTAATTCTCGTTAACAAAGCATTTTTTGGGCGCTTGTCAGCACAAGTAATGAATTTACCCCGTATTTATTGGAGCGATCGCGCTCCTGCTTTCATTTTAGCGGCACTAATCGTAATTTTTGGTATCCAGCCTTCTTGGTTAGCACGTTGGACTGAACCCACTATTACAGCAATGTTGAGCGTTGATAATACAGTGGCAACAGTATCGCTAGATAAAGGCAAAAGTTAA
- a CDS encoding NAD(P)H-quinone oxidoreductase subunit F, which translates to MNQFLFTTSWCVPFYNLIGALLTLPWGIGIVRRTGPRPAAYINLLTTVIGFIHSLLVFKDIWSREPENLVITWFQAADLNLSFALELSPVSIGATVLITGLSLLAQIYALGYMEKDWSLARFFGLVGFFEAALSGLAISDSLFLSYALLELLTLSTYLLVGFWYAQPLVVTAARDAFWTKRVGDLLLLMAVVTLSYLAGSLNFSDLSEWVQTANLDPVTSALLGLALIAGPAGKCAQFPLHLWLDEAMEGPNPASVMRNSLVVAGGAYVLYKLQPILVLSPVALNALIIIGSVTAIGATLVSIAQTDIKRALSHSTSAYMGLVFLAVGLEQGGVALMLLLTHAIAKALLFMSSGSIIFTTHSQDLTEMGGLWSKMPATTTAFVVGSAGMVTLLPLGSFWAMLSWADGLVRVSPWVIGVLILVNGLTALNLTRVFRLAFWGKPQQKTRRAPEVGWTMAFPMVTLTILTLLLPLMLQQWYLLPAWESIDWYVVLVLVSSTVAGVVIGSTIHLHKAWSRSTVLAWRMIQDLLGYDFYIDRIYRVTVVSAVALLSKISAWSDRYVVDGLVNLVGFATIIGGQGLKYSISGQSQGYMLTILAVVSAFGFFISWSLGLLDKLPF; encoded by the coding sequence ATGAATCAGTTTCTATTTACAACAAGTTGGTGTGTGCCTTTTTACAATTTAATAGGCGCACTTTTGACATTACCTTGGGGAATAGGAATAGTTCGGCGCACAGGGCCAAGACCTGCGGCATACATTAACTTGTTGACTACTGTTATAGGCTTTATTCATAGCCTATTAGTCTTTAAGGATATCTGGAGCAGAGAACCAGAGAATTTAGTAATTACTTGGTTTCAAGCAGCAGATTTAAACTTATCCTTTGCTTTGGAACTTTCGCCAGTTAGTATCGGCGCAACAGTTTTGATTACAGGGTTGAGCCTTTTGGCTCAGATTTATGCTTTAGGCTACATGGAAAAAGACTGGTCACTGGCACGATTTTTCGGTCTAGTCGGCTTTTTCGAGGCAGCACTGAGTGGTTTGGCGATTAGCGACTCGTTATTCCTCAGCTATGCACTTTTGGAATTACTCACCCTGTCTACTTACTTGCTAGTAGGGTTTTGGTATGCTCAACCATTAGTAGTAACGGCTGCACGGGATGCCTTTTGGACAAAGCGTGTCGGCGACTTGCTGCTGTTAATGGCTGTAGTAACGCTTTCTTACTTGGCTGGTAGTTTAAACTTTTCTGATTTATCAGAGTGGGTACAAACAGCGAATTTAGACCCTGTAACCTCAGCATTACTAGGATTAGCTTTAATTGCTGGCCCGGCTGGTAAATGCGCGCAGTTTCCTTTGCACTTGTGGTTAGATGAGGCGATGGAAGGCCCTAACCCAGCTTCTGTAATGCGGAACTCGCTGGTGGTAGCTGGGGGTGCTTATGTGCTGTACAAACTGCAACCAATTTTAGTTTTGTCGCCTGTGGCTTTGAATGCCTTAATTATCATCGGTTCGGTGACAGCTATAGGCGCAACCTTGGTTTCCATCGCTCAGACTGATATTAAACGGGCATTATCCCATTCCACTAGTGCATATATGGGGCTAGTGTTTTTGGCGGTGGGATTAGAGCAGGGTGGTGTAGCTTTGATGCTGCTGTTAACCCATGCGATCGCCAAAGCTCTGCTATTTATGAGTTCTGGTTCTATCATATTTACCACCCACAGTCAAGACTTAACAGAAATGGGTGGTCTGTGGTCAAAGATGCCAGCAACGACAACCGCCTTTGTGGTTGGTTCCGCAGGTATGGTGACACTACTTCCACTTGGTAGTTTTTGGGCAATGCTTTCTTGGGCTGATGGTTTGGTAAGAGTTAGCCCTTGGGTAATTGGCGTATTGATATTAGTCAACGGTTTGACAGCTTTAAACCTGACAAGGGTATTTAGATTAGCATTTTGGGGTAAACCTCAACAGAAAACCCGCCGTGCGCCTGAAGTTGGCTGGACAATGGCATTCCCAATGGTAACATTGACCATCTTGACCTTGTTATTACCCTTGATGCTACAGCAATGGTACTTGTTACCAGCTTGGGAAAGTATTGACTGGTACGTAGTTTTAGTCTTGGTGTCTTCCACTGTAGCTGGTGTAGTCATCGGGTCAACAATTCATTTACACAAAGCTTGGTCTCGTTCCACAGTCCTAGCTTGGAGAATGATCCAAGATTTGTTGGGTTATGACTTTTATATTGACCGCATTTATCGAGTAACAGTTGTAAGTGCCGTAGCTCTATTGTCCAAGATTTCGGCTTGGAGCGATCGCTATGTGGTTGATGGCTTAGTCAACTTAGTCGGCTTTGCCACGATTATCGGTGGGCAAGGTTTGAAATACAGCATTTCCGGTCAATCTCAAGGATATATGTTGACCATTCTGGCAGTAGTTAGCGCTTTTGGCTTTTTTATTAGTTGGTCATTGGGCTTACTTGATAAGTTGCCATTTTAG
- a CDS encoding carbon dioxide-concentrating mechanism protein CcmK, producing the protein MPIAVGMIETKGFPAVVEAADAMVKAARVTLVGYEKIGSARVTVIVRGDVSEVQASVAAGIEAARRVNGGEVVSTHIIARPHENLEYVLPIRYTEAVEQFRT; encoded by the coding sequence ATGCCAATTGCAGTTGGAATGATTGAGACTAAAGGCTTTCCCGCAGTAGTAGAAGCTGCTGACGCGATGGTGAAAGCTGCCCGCGTAACTTTGGTAGGATATGAAAAAATTGGTAGTGCAAGAGTCACCGTAATAGTGCGGGGAGATGTCTCTGAAGTACAGGCATCTGTAGCTGCTGGCATTGAAGCTGCAAGAAGAGTAAATGGTGGTGAAGTGGTATCTACTCATATCATCGCTCGTCCCCATGAAAACCTGGAGTATGTGCTGCCGATTCGTTATACGGAAGCTGTAGAACAGTTCCGCACTTAA
- a CDS encoding carbon dioxide-concentrating mechanism protein CcmK has protein sequence MSIAVGMVETLGFPAVVEAADAMVKAARVTLVGYEKIGSGRVTVIVRGDVSEVQASVGAGVESVKRVNGGQVLSTHIIARPHENLEYVLPIRYTEDVEQFRENVNAIRPFGRRP, from the coding sequence ATGTCTATTGCAGTAGGAATGGTAGAAACGCTAGGCTTTCCAGCAGTTGTAGAAGCAGCAGACGCGATGGTAAAAGCCGCTCGTGTCACCTTAGTAGGTTACGAGAAAATCGGTAGCGGTCGGGTAACAGTAATCGTCAGAGGCGATGTGTCTGAGGTACAAGCATCTGTAGGAGCAGGTGTTGAATCAGTTAAGCGTGTCAACGGCGGACAAGTATTGTCTACACACATCATTGCTCGTCCCCACGAAAACTTAGAATATGTCCTGCCAATTCGTTATACAGAAGATGTAGAACAGTTCCGGGAAAACGTTAACGCAATCCGTCCTTTCGGCAGAAGACCGTAA
- a CDS encoding EutN/CcmL family microcompartment protein, whose product MQIAKVRGTVVSTQKDPSLRGVKLLLLQLVDEEGNLLQKYEVAADNSVGAGVDEWVLISRGSAARQVLGNEQRPLDAAVVAIIDTIHVEDRLIYSKKDQYR is encoded by the coding sequence ATGCAAATTGCTAAAGTCCGTGGCACAGTAGTTAGCACCCAAAAAGACCCAAGTCTTAGAGGTGTTAAACTACTTTTGTTGCAATTAGTAGATGAAGAAGGAAACCTCCTGCAAAAATACGAGGTAGCAGCAGATAATAGCGTAGGTGCAGGAGTGGATGAGTGGGTATTGATTAGCCGTGGTAGTGCGGCGCGTCAAGTACTTGGTAACGAGCAGCGTCCTTTAGATGCCGCAGTGGTGGCGATAATTGATACTATTCACGTAGAAGATCGTCTCATTTACAGTAAAAAAGACCAATATAGGTAG
- a CDS encoding ribulose bisphosphate carboxylase small subunit encodes MAVRSTAAPPTPWSRSLAEAQIHETAFVHPFSNIIGDVRIGANVIIAPGTSIRADEGTPFYIGENTNIQDGVVIHGLEQGRVVGDDNQEYSVWVGKNSSLTHMALIHGPAYVGENSFIGFRSTVFNAKVGAGCIVMMHALVKDVEVPPGKYVPSGAIITNQKQADRLPDVQPQDKDFAHHVIGINQALRTGYLCAADSKCIAPLRNDDVKSYTSNQFKGLERSSEVASNSLGADTIEQVRYLLEQGYKIGTEHVDQRRFRTGSWTSCQPLEARSVGDAVRALESCLADHSGEYVRLFGIDPKGKRRVLETIIQRPDGVVATGATNFKAPATSTNGSYSSNGNGYSNGASSGRISAETIDQIRQLLAGGYKIGTEHVDERRFRTGSWNSCTPINATSTNEVVSALEECIDNHQGEYVRLIGIDPKAKRRVLESIVQRPNGQAAPSSSGSSQRTVANAPASSATATATRLSSEVVDQIKQIIGGGYKLSIEHVDQRRFRIGSWSSTGPISATSEREAIAAVEAALSEFAGEYVRIIGIEPKAKRRVLESIIQRP; translated from the coding sequence ATGGCAGTCCGCAGCACGGCGGCCCCCCCAACCCCGTGGTCGAGGAGCTTGGCTGAAGCCCAAATCCATGAAACCGCTTTTGTACATCCATTTTCTAACATTATTGGGGATGTTCGGATAGGTGCAAATGTCATCATTGCTCCAGGGACTTCAATTAGAGCCGATGAAGGCACACCGTTTTACATTGGTGAAAACACTAATATTCAAGATGGTGTAGTGATTCACGGATTGGAGCAAGGTCGAGTAGTCGGTGACGACAACCAAGAATACTCGGTTTGGGTAGGTAAAAATTCTTCCTTGACCCACATGGCGCTGATTCACGGACCTGCTTACGTTGGGGAAAATTCGTTTATCGGTTTTCGCTCTACAGTATTTAATGCCAAGGTAGGGGCAGGCTGTATCGTCATGATGCACGCTTTAGTTAAAGATGTAGAAGTTCCCCCTGGTAAGTATGTTCCTTCGGGAGCAATCATTACTAACCAAAAGCAGGCCGATCGCTTGCCTGATGTGCAACCCCAAGATAAGGATTTTGCTCATCACGTTATCGGCATTAATCAAGCGTTGCGTACTGGGTATCTTTGTGCTGCGGATAGCAAGTGTATTGCCCCTCTTCGCAATGATGATGTTAAATCTTATACAAGTAATCAATTTAAAGGATTAGAAAGGAGTAGTGAAGTGGCAAGCAACAGCTTGGGTGCAGATACCATAGAGCAAGTACGCTATTTATTAGAACAGGGCTACAAGATTGGTACAGAACACGTAGACCAAAGAAGGTTCCGTACAGGTTCTTGGACTAGCTGCCAGCCCCTTGAAGCGCGTTCAGTAGGTGATGCTGTAAGAGCTTTAGAATCTTGTTTAGCTGATCACAGTGGTGAGTATGTGCGCCTGTTTGGTATTGACCCCAAAGGTAAGCGCCGGGTTTTAGAAACAATTATTCAGCGTCCCGATGGTGTTGTTGCAACAGGTGCTACCAACTTTAAAGCTCCTGCTACTAGCACAAATGGTAGCTATAGCAGCAATGGCAACGGTTACAGCAATGGTGCAAGCAGTGGCAGAATTAGTGCTGAAACCATAGACCAAATTCGTCAGTTATTGGCTGGTGGTTACAAGATTGGTACAGAGCATGTAGATGAGCGCCGTTTCCGTACAGGTTCTTGGAATAGCTGTACACCCATTAATGCAACCTCCACCAATGAAGTTGTTTCCGCACTAGAAGAATGTATAGACAATCACCAAGGCGAATACGTGCGTTTAATTGGTATTGACCCCAAAGCTAAACGCCGCGTCCTAGAAAGCATCGTTCAACGTCCTAACGGGCAAGCAGCTCCATCTTCATCTGGTAGCAGCCAAAGAACTGTAGCTAATGCGCCTGCGTCATCTGCAACTGCCACCGCTACACGCCTAAGTTCTGAAGTAGTAGATCAGATCAAGCAAATAATCGGTGGTGGATATAAGCTCAGCATTGAACACGTAGACCAACGAAGATTTCGTATAGGTTCATGGAGTAGCACTGGCCCTATTTCTGCTACCTCCGAAAGAGAAGCGATCGCAGCCGTAGAAGCTGCTTTATCTGAATTTGCTGGAGAATACGTCCGCATAATTGGTATCGAACCCAAAGCCAAGCGCCGCGTATTGGAATCAATTATTCAGCGTCCGTAA
- a CDS encoding transferase, with translation MSVPPLRLHNNFESYISGEVTIHPSAVIAPGVILQAAANSKIIIGAGVCVGMGSILQVNEGTIEVEAGASLGAGFLMVGQGKIGMNACIGAATTLFNCSVAPALVVPPGSILGDTTRQMATEPPEASTNHSESTSTQKPRANENKVVTSTSFSASASVQFKQDSVAVTEPSAPAESQSATVENNATNETAPSVAEPSLEDGKSGDDAESPNSFGTQIYGQGSIQRLLGTLFPHRQALNKPVWDDGVPPSLADRSE, from the coding sequence ATGTCTGTGCCGCCACTGCGCCTCCACAACAACTTTGAGTCCTACATTAGTGGCGAGGTGACAATTCATCCAAGTGCAGTCATTGCACCAGGGGTGATACTCCAAGCGGCCGCAAACAGCAAAATCATCATCGGGGCAGGAGTCTGTGTTGGCATGGGATCTATTCTGCAAGTGAATGAGGGAACGATAGAAGTAGAAGCTGGTGCTAGCCTGGGAGCAGGTTTTTTGATGGTTGGTCAAGGCAAAATTGGCATGAATGCTTGCATTGGTGCAGCCACAACATTATTTAACTGTTCTGTGGCTCCGGCGTTGGTAGTACCACCAGGTTCGATATTAGGTGATACTACTCGGCAGATGGCTACTGAACCACCAGAAGCATCTACAAATCACTCTGAGTCTACATCTACCCAAAAACCTAGAGCCAATGAAAATAAGGTAGTTACTTCAACTAGCTTCTCGGCATCGGCTTCTGTGCAATTCAAACAAGATTCTGTTGCTGTAACGGAACCCTCCGCACCGGCTGAGAGCCAGTCTGCTACTGTAGAAAATAATGCTACTAATGAGACTGCTCCTAGTGTGGCAGAACCTAGCCTAGAAGATGGAAAATCGGGTGATGATGCTGAATCCCCCAATAGCTTCGGGACTCAAATTTATGGACAAGGGAGTATTCAAAGACTATTAGGGACATTATTTCCCCATAGACAAGCATTGAATAAACCTGTCTGGGACGATGGCGTTCCGCCCAGCTTAGCTGATCGCTCTGAGTAA